TCTAAAAATGCAGGTCAGCGACGCACTGAAAAAGTTACAAACCCCACAAATGAAAAAAGTGAACCCAAACCCATTTCGGGGTTTGGGTCCGCTTTCTGGTCGCTCTGCGAGAGGCCGTGATCTCAACCTGTGCTTTTCTCGGGAGCGCACCCCGATTCGTCTCCACGAGGAACCCAAACCCGAAAGGGCCTAGCCGAGGGCCTCCACGATCTTGTCGCCCATTGCGGAGGTGCCCAGGACGCGGTCGGCGGCAGTGAGCTCGTCGGCGATGTCGACCGTGCGCCAGCCCTCGTCGAGCACGCGCGTCACCGCGGCCGAGAGCTCGTCGGCGGCCTCGTCCATGCCAAGGCTGTAGCGCAGCATGAGCTCGACCGAGAGGACCTGCGCGATCGGGTTGGCGATTCCCCGACCCGCGATGTCGGGGGCAGACCCGTGGCTGGGCTCGTAGAGGGCCACACCGTCGCCTAGGCTCGCCGACGCGAGCATGCCGAGCGAGCCCGTAAGCATGCTGGCCTCGTCGGACAGGATGTCGCCGAAGGTGTTCTCGGTCACGAGCACGTCGAACTGGGCCGGGTTGGCCACGAGCTGCATGGACGCGTTGTCCACGTACATGTCCTCGATCGTGACCTCGGGAAACTCCGCGCCCACCGCGTGGGCGACCTCACGCCACATGCGCGAGGTCTCGAGCACGTTGGCCTTGTCCACCGAGCAGACGCGCCCGCGCCGGCGGCTGGCGGCCTGGCAGGCCCAGCGCACCACGCGCTCGACCTCGTACTCGGAGTACTCCATCGTGTCGCGCGCGAACTCGCCGCGCGCTCCGTTCCCGCCGGCGCCCTCGACGCCCCACTCGCGCTCGTGTGCGCCAAAGTAGAGCCCGCCCGTGAGCTCGCGCACGATCAGGAGGTCGACCCCCTCGAGCAGCTCGGGCTTGAGAGAGGAGGCCCCCACGAGCGCGCGGAACATCCGGACCGGACGCAGGTTGAGGTAGAGGCCGAGCTCCTTTCTGATGGCGAGAAGTCCCTGCTCGGGACGAATCGCCCCGGCGTTTGTGTTGGTCCACTTGGGGCCGCCCACGGCTGCGAGCAGCACGGCGTCCGAGGCGCGGGCGGCCTCGAGCGTGGTGTCCGGCAGCGCCGAGACAGGCCCGCCCGCCTCGGTCGTGGCGTCGATGGCCGCTCCGCCGATGAGTTGGTCGGTGCAAACGAACTCGACGTCGTGCCGAGCTCCCACGGCGGCGAGCACCTTCTTGGCCTCGGCGATGATCTCGGGGCCGATGCCGTCACCCGGCAGCGTGCAGATGCGATACGTCCTTGGGGCCATGCGCTACGCTCCCTGCTTCTCGGCCAGCACGCGCTTCGTGCGCGCGACCAGGCCGCCGTCGTTGATGATCTCCTGGATGAACGGCGGGAACGGCGCGGCCCAGAAGGTCATGCCACTCGTCTCGTCCACGATAGTTCCCGTGTCGGCGTCCACGGAGACGACGTCGCCCTCGGAGATGGCCGCAGCCGCCTCCGGGCACTCGAGGATGGGAAGCCCCATGTTGATCGAGTTGCGATAGAAGATGCGCGCGAAGCTCTTGGCGATCACACACGACACCCCTGCCGCCTTGATGGCCACCGGCGCATGCTCACGTGACGATCCGCACCCAAAATTCTCATCGGCTACGACAATATCTCCC
This is a stretch of genomic DNA from Thermophilibacter immobilis. It encodes these proteins:
- the leuB gene encoding 3-isopropylmalate dehydrogenase, translating into MAPRTYRICTLPGDGIGPEIIAEAKKVLAAVGARHDVEFVCTDQLIGGAAIDATTEAGGPVSALPDTTLEAARASDAVLLAAVGGPKWTNTNAGAIRPEQGLLAIRKELGLYLNLRPVRMFRALVGASSLKPELLEGVDLLIVRELTGGLYFGAHEREWGVEGAGGNGARGEFARDTMEYSEYEVERVVRWACQAASRRRGRVCSVDKANVLETSRMWREVAHAVGAEFPEVTIEDMYVDNASMQLVANPAQFDVLVTENTFGDILSDEASMLTGSLGMLASASLGDGVALYEPSHGSAPDIAGRGIANPIAQVLSVELMLRYSLGMDEAADELSAAVTRVLDEGWRTVDIADELTAADRVLGTSAMGDKIVEALG
- a CDS encoding 3-isopropylmalate dehydratase small subunit, with translation MALVPVLKQFAGAKTARGDKGHAPGAVYGGAEMQFRGTVFRYGRDVDTDVIIPARYLNTSDPAELAKHCLEDLDPTFVKRVKPGDIVVADENFGCGSSREHAPVAIKAAGVSCVIAKSFARIFYRNSINMGLPILECPEAAAAISEGDVVSVDADTGTIVDETSGMTFWAAPFPPFIQEIINDGGLVARTKRVLAEKQGA